ATATCTGCTGCAAAGGATATTCAATCAATTGCTAAACATGTAAATGCTTTATCTAAAAATAATAAAATTGCTGTAGTATGCTCTGCAATTAGTGGAACAACTGATGATCTTATAGAAATCTCTCAATCAATCAAAAAAGAAAACAAAGCAAAAGCTGAACAATTAGCATCAAAAATTATTAATCGACACAAACAAGTTTCAAAACAAGCCATAAAAAAACAAGAACTTCGAAAAAAACTCCTCAAAAAACTTGATGACGACTTTAAAGAACTTGTTGCAGTAATAGATGGAATGGTATTGTTGGGAGAAATTACTCCAAGATCCATTGATTACCTTTATTCCTTTGGAGAAAGATTGTCAATAAAAATAATCTCTGCAGCAATTAGCGATTCAGGAAAAAAATCAGTATCATTAACAGGTAAAGAAGTTGGTATAGTTACTGATTCAAACTTTGGCGAATCAAAACCACTAATGGATACAACTCGACTAAGAGTTTCTAAAACCATAGATCTCTTATTCTCAAAAAATACTGTTCCTGTAATAGGAGGATTTGCAGGTGCAGATCAACATGGTCACATAACAACATTTGGTAGAGGTGGCTCTGATTATACTGCAACAATTATCGGCTCATGCATTAAAGCTGATGAAATATGGTTGATGAGTGATGTAGATGGTTTAATGACTGCTGATCCAAAAATTGTAAAAAATGCAAAATTACTCAAAGAAGTCTCTTACATAGAAGCAATTGAAATGGCATTATTTGGAGCAAAACAGATTCATCCTAGAACTTTTGAACCGTTGATAACCAAAAAAATACCGATGAAAATACGTAGCTCATTTAACATAAAAAATGAAGGAACACTAGTAACTGCATCCCCATCTTCATCTGTAAAAAATACTGTCAAATGTGTAAGCAATATTCGTCATAATGGACTAATCGATATTAGAGGAGGGAGTATGGTAGGGACTCCTGGTACTGCAGCCAAAATATTTGAGACGTTAGCAAAGGCTGGAATTAACGTGATGATGATTTCACAAAATCCTTCTGAATCAAGCATTACTATTGTTGTAAAAAATGATGTACTAGACAAAGCAGTAAATGCATTAGAAATGGAATTGCTGGGTAAAATTATCAAAAAATTGGAAGTTACAACAGATGTTGCTATAATTGCCTTGATAGGTTCTGGAATGCGTGGTACTGTAGGTGTAGCATCACGAGTATTTAGTGCTATTGAAAAAAATAAGATCAATGTTGCAATGATTACACAAGGATCATCTGAGTTGAATCTAGCATTTGTAGTTAAAGATCAAGATTCTAGTTCAGCTGTTAAAGCAATACATGATGCGTTCAAACTAGATAAAATCAATTAAATAAAATAATTTAAAGGAACAAAAATAATTGCTAACAATGAACAAGTTCTTTATTTTTTTGCTTGTAGGGATTATTTCTGTTGTATTGCTAACTGTTTCTAGTATTTCTGATCAATTTGTAGATGCAGGTTCCAGAAAAAAATTACACTTTACTCAAACTATTACATCTACACAAGATCCTGGAATGGGGCATGAAAGTCATCAACTGGCAATGATTCTTTCTCCTAACCAAGGAACCATTTATGATGGTTCAATGACATTTTCGTCAAGCGAACCAGTTCAGATTGTTGTTTTACATGAAATAAACCAAAATGATGCCAAGGGACAACCTACATGGAGTATTGATGGAAAAACACTCTACGGATTATCACTTGTCGACGTAAACAAAAAATCTGATTCGTTTGAGTTTACAGGCGCAGCGCTTGGATTGCATTCTCCCAACTCTAAAGAATTTACAGCAACTGTTAGTCTTGATGGTTGGATTAGAGGACAACCAACTGAAGTAATCATGCAAAAAATTGAGTTAAAACCTGAAGAGCCATCCCTTTTACTATCAAGAACAAATGTACCTGCAACAATTCCGATGCACAAAGGATTGTACAATACTGAACCTGTTTTTTACGTTATTACAGATTCAAGTGATAAAGAATATGCAGAAAAACTTTCAAAATTACAAGAATGGAAGGTAGAAACTGCCCCACCACTTTCAAAAACACCCGACGAAGCCTTACAGAAAATCTTTGTTTTCAAAAATGGCGTTCAGGGAGATGGAATTTATGGATTTCAAGAAGAATTGTTTACAAGTACTCCAAATCAAGAATATGAATACAGTGCATTAAATTCAGTTGTTGAAGTTACTTGGAAGAAAGGCCAAAACATGATTCCATTTGAATCCGTAGATGATGTGATTGAAGCACATGAAAGCGGTAGGATAGAATTTAATGAAACTGGAATTGTATTAAACACTCCACAAATAGTTTGGCCTGATGGACAAATGAAAATTAGAGATGATAAAGAAATTACAGATGAGTTACCATATGGTGGAGGACAAATTACAGAAATTAATACCGAAGAGATGACTGTCACTTTTGTTGCCCATCGCGGATGGGGCCCTGATGGAAAAACAATCTATTACATTGTTACTGATGCAACCCCCTCAACACCTGCTGAAATCATGGGCGTGTTGCATTCCCCGACATACTCAAACTTAATTTCAAACTCTGCAGCAGTTGATCTATTTCAATTCAAAAACGGTATTATCGGATCGGGTCCACTAGGATTCCAACCTGGAATTGCAGCAGCTGCTCCCGGAGATGACAATTACAGTCCTATGTGGCGTATCTACATTGTTGAATGGAATGATCCAGAAACAGCAAAAATTCTAGAATCCAAGTCTGATATTGATTCATTCAAAAAAGATGACAAAATTACAGTAAGCATAGCACGTCCTATGAATAGTGAACACATTGTAAACTGTCCGTTCATCGATCCATTTCAATAATTCACTAAAGGGATAAATTACTTAAAATTAAATTCAGTGCAAAATGACTGGTAAACTCTACATTGTTGGTGTTGGTCCTGGACATCACGATCATATGACATTTCGAGCTAAAGAAGTAATTGCAGAAAGTGATACAATTGTAGGTTATGAAACCTACGTTAATCTGGTTAATGATCTAATTGAAGGAAAAACTGTATATCGTTATGCTATGACTCAAGAGGTTGAGCGAGCTCATCAATGTATTGATCTGGCAAAATCTGGCAAAATCGTTTCTCTTGTTTCAAGCGGTGATCCTGGAATTTATGGAATGGCAGGGCTAATCTATGAAACCCTTGCAGAAAGTGGTTGGAAACCTCAAGATGATCTTAAAGTTGAAATCATTCCAGGCGTCTCTGCACTGAATTCATGTGCATCTATAATTGGTTCGCCACTAATGACAGATTTTGCTGTTGTGAGTATGAGTGATCTGCTTGTACCATGGGAAATTATTGAAAAAAGAGTAGAATCAGCAGCACAAGGTGATTTTGTAATTGTAATATACAATCCAGCAAGCAAAAAAAGAATACATCAGCTTCAAGATACAAGAAAAATATTGTTAAAATACAGAAAACCAACTACACCTGTTGCAATTATCAAAGGAGCTTACAGAGATTCACAAACAATTGTAATGACAAATTTAGAAGAACTGCCAAACCATTCTGAACAATTAGGAATGATTAGCACTGTAATAATTGGAAACTCATCGACTTATACTTACAAGGATTTGATGATAAATCCAAGAGGCTACAAATCCAAATATAATTTAGAAGAACAAACTAATCCAAATCTAAAAATCTAATAACTATTCTTTATTGCTTGGAATAATTCTTCATCAAGATTTAGTTTGTCTCTGATTGGAGACACAATCTTTACAAGATAATTCCCAACTGTTTGTTTTAAATCACCTGGATGTAGTTTTTTACTTTCAAAATCTTTGTGTAATTGTTCATAATCTGTATATGATACATTACCACCAAATTTTTCAGGCCTTTCTATGCTCATTTCTTTGAACTCATGGAAAATTACATGTTTTGAAATTTCTAATAATGGATTATTCTGAATATTTCCCTCTTCACACCAAGCCTTGTTGATTTTTTTCTTAATTTCTTCATCAGAATTGTGCATAAATATGCCTGAATTAGGATCAGATTTACTCATTTTTGTTACTTCTACATTTGCATCAGCTGGTTTTGAGAGTCCTGGTAAAAGTTTGTGGTGAACAGCAACAGGAACTTTCCATTTCATTTTTGGAAAAATTTCTCTCACTAACATGTGGATTTTTCTCTGATCCATTCCAGCATGAGCAATATCTACATCCAACGAATGAATATCCACCGCTTGCATTGCAGGGTATAGTAATTTTGCAACATCGATTTTTTTATCGTCTTCAGAACGCCCCATAATTGTCAGCGTTCTCATTGTTCTAGCAATCGACATGTGTTTTGTAAATCTGACAAGCTCAGACCAATATTCTCTCTTTTCCTGATATACTTCTGAACCTAAGACAATTTTTGCATCAGGACAAACTAGTTTGAAAGCATCTTGATAATATTTTGAGACTTTTGATATTGTTTCCCAATCTCCACCTAGTTTATCATTGATTAGTGTGTGCCAATCTGCAAGAAATATGGTACAATTAACTCCTGCTTTTACAAAGTCATTAATTTTGAATCCCGTACTGATTAGGCTTCCAAGATGTAAGAAACCTGAAATTTCTAATCCAATATAGTGATTAGGTGAAGAATTGATTTTGAACAATTCAATTAATTCCTCACGAGTAACAATCTCTTCTGTTGGTGGTCTTTCGATCAAATCAACCTTTTCAGTAACATCCAATTCAAAACAATTTTGAGATGTATGCCTATAAAGTTATTTGAAAATTAAGAAAATTCTAATTTGGAAGATTTGAATAGGAGATTATTTAACAAGAATTATGACACTTGAAGAAGGTCTTGAGCTTATTGAGAATTACAAAAAAGGTCTGCAAAAATTTCTGGAAACATTACCGGAACAATCAGTTCAACTAGGCCCAGAAATGATCAAAACACTTACAATGAATTCAAAAAATGAGATTGCAAACCTTGAGGCAATTGAAAAGGCATTGAAAAGGCCTTCTAGATATGAATCTGGCTTGAATTAATTTACTTGCAATTTTTCTTATGTTTTCTTAATTCATCAGAAGTATGAAATTCTTTTCCACACACTCTACATTTTTCATTTTTTTTATTATGTGCTTTTTCTTGATGTTTCTTTAATCTGTCTGAGTCTGGCAAAACAGTTCCACAATGTTTGCACTTTGTATTGTTTGAACTTCCAAATAATCCCATAACACAGTTACTTGTATCTAATAAAAAAACAAATTTGCAATTATTCTAATTTCTCTGAGCTTTTTATTAAAAAATTGTAACTTTACTCATCAAGACTTTTTCTTGGTTTTGTGCTAAGGTAAAATGCATGAGCACTTATGATAAATGCTGCAAGAAATACTTTAGTTGCAAAAACTAGATTCCATGGTCTGTCAGGATCTGGATATGCAATTGAAAGTCTATCAATGTCAGGTACTTGACCATCTACATAACTTGCTGCAATTGTTGCATTAAGAACTGTAAAATTATACAGAACTTCATAGAAAGTAATTATCACAAACCCTAACAACATTAACTGTAATAATGCCATTCTATACCCGCCAATTTTGTTTCCTGCTGTTCTTCTCCATCCAATTCTAGAAACACAATACCATCCAATTATCGTTGAAAAGAAGATCCACGTTGATAATCTAGCAAAATTTTCAAAAGGAATTACTGTATTGTGAATTGCTTCACCCATAACATATGTTCCATTTTCAATCCACTCTAATGTTGTAATATAA
Above is a window of Nitrosopumilus sp. K4 DNA encoding:
- a CDS encoding aspartate kinase, with amino-acid sequence MRLVIKYGGTSISAAKDIQSIAKHVNALSKNNKIAVVCSAISGTTDDLIEISQSIKKENKAKAEQLASKIINRHKQVSKQAIKKQELRKKLLKKLDDDFKELVAVIDGMVLLGEITPRSIDYLYSFGERLSIKIISAAISDSGKKSVSLTGKEVGIVTDSNFGESKPLMDTTRLRVSKTIDLLFSKNTVPVIGGFAGADQHGHITTFGRGGSDYTATIIGSCIKADEIWLMSDVDGLMTADPKIVKNAKLLKEVSYIEAIEMALFGAKQIHPRTFEPLITKKIPMKIRSSFNIKNEGTLVTASPSSSVKNTVKCVSNIRHNGLIDIRGGSMVGTPGTAAKIFETLAKAGINVMMISQNPSESSITIVVKNDVLDKAVNALEMELLGKIIKKLEVTTDVAIIALIGSGMRGTVGVASRVFSAIEKNKINVAMITQGSSELNLAFVVKDQDSSSAVKAIHDAFKLDKIN
- the cobJ gene encoding precorrin-3B C(17)-methyltransferase, producing MTGKLYIVGVGPGHHDHMTFRAKEVIAESDTIVGYETYVNLVNDLIEGKTVYRYAMTQEVERAHQCIDLAKSGKIVSLVSSGDPGIYGMAGLIYETLAESGWKPQDDLKVEIIPGVSALNSCASIIGSPLMTDFAVVSMSDLLVPWEIIEKRVESAAQGDFVIVIYNPASKKRIHQLQDTRKILLKYRKPTTPVAIIKGAYRDSQTIVMTNLEELPNHSEQLGMISTVIIGNSSTYTYKDLMINPRGYKSKYNLEEQTNPNLKI
- a CDS encoding tyrosine--tRNA ligase, with product MDVTEKVDLIERPPTEEIVTREELIELFKINSSPNHYIGLEISGFLHLGSLISTGFKINDFVKAGVNCTIFLADWHTLINDKLGGDWETISKVSKYYQDAFKLVCPDAKIVLGSEVYQEKREYWSELVRFTKHMSIARTMRTLTIMGRSEDDKKIDVAKLLYPAMQAVDIHSLDVDIAHAGMDQRKIHMLVREIFPKMKWKVPVAVHHKLLPGLSKPADANVEVTKMSKSDPNSGIFMHNSDEEIKKKINKAWCEEGNIQNNPLLEISKHVIFHEFKEMSIERPEKFGGNVSYTDYEQLHKDFESKKLHPGDLKQTVGNYLVKIVSPIRDKLNLDEELFQAIKNSY
- a CDS encoding C2H2-type zinc finger protein, whose protein sequence is MGLFGSSNNTKCKHCGTVLPDSDRLKKHQEKAHNKKNEKCRVCGKEFHTSDELRKHKKNCK